The following coding sequences lie in one Mycobacterium sp. Z3061 genomic window:
- a CDS encoding GntR family transcriptional regulator has translation MTVPDFGARPQLSEDVAAFVRKRIFEGTYAAGQYVRLDQLAMELGISVTPVREALFALRAEGLVAQQPRRGFVVLPLTQRDLADVANVQAHVGGQLAARAALNITDDQLRELQQIQNQLEAAYAADDDERTVRLNHEFHRAINIAADSAKLAQLMSQITRYAPESVFPMIEHWPDQAVKDHRRVLDALARHDAEQARAAMSEHLAASAIPLIDHLIERGVVVRAEH, from the coding sequence CCGTTCCCGACTTCGGTGCGCGTCCGCAGCTTTCCGAGGACGTCGCGGCCTTCGTGCGGAAGCGGATCTTCGAGGGCACCTACGCGGCGGGGCAGTACGTGCGGCTGGACCAGCTGGCCATGGAACTGGGCATCAGCGTGACGCCGGTGCGAGAGGCACTGTTCGCGCTGCGCGCCGAAGGTCTTGTCGCCCAACAACCTCGACGCGGCTTTGTGGTGCTGCCGCTGACGCAACGCGACCTCGCCGATGTCGCCAACGTTCAGGCCCACGTCGGCGGACAACTCGCCGCGCGTGCCGCGCTGAACATCACCGATGACCAGTTGCGCGAACTCCAGCAGATCCAGAATCAGCTCGAGGCCGCGTACGCCGCCGACGACGACGAGCGCACGGTGCGACTGAACCACGAGTTCCACCGGGCCATCAATATCGCCGCGGATTCGGCCAAACTCGCGCAACTGATGTCGCAGATCACCCGCTACGCCCCCGAGTCGGTGTTCCCGATGATCGAGCACTGGCCCGACCAAGCCGTCAAGGACCATCGGAGGGTGCTGGATGCGCTGGCCAGGCATGACGCGGAGCAGGCCCGTGCCGCCATGTCGGAACATCTGGCCGCCAGCGCGATTCCGCTGATCGACCACCTCATCGAGCGTGGGGTGGTGGTTCGAGCCGAGCACTGA